The stretch of DNA ACCCATTTTTAACGGCTATTGCCGTTTCCCTCCATATTTCATGCGCATATTTTCAAGCTTGGCCTATACATAACATAGGCCATGCTGCAACTCCTCCTTCACATAACCAAAATTCTCAACTTTAaaaatcaaaaagaaaaaaaataaaatcctcTCTGCTCGGTTTCGTTCTTCCATCTcatcaagaaaacaaaacaaaatcgaAAAATAATGACGAAAATCGACACCCTCCGTCGATTCCTTCTCTCATGCCTCAACCCATCTCCCCCTTCCCCCACCCCACCACCTCCCTACTCCGCCGTTAAGAAACGCCTGAGCACCTCACTCCGGGACGACCTTGATGACAAGAAACCTTTCGCCAATAAAGAAACCACAGAACAAGAACGAGACCCCCACGAAGAAGGTGATTCATCTTCCTCCGATCCTACCACTCCCACCCCCACCCCCACCTCTGCAGCTATCCCCCATGCGCCGCCGCGTTGTTCCAGAACGATGGTGATTGGAACCATCTTCGGCACCCGTAAAGGCGGGCACGTGCGGTTCTGCATACAACACAGCCGCCTCAATACTCGGCCCTCTCTCCTACTCGAGCTGTCGATACCCACAACCACTCTTATCCAAGAAATGCAATGTGGGCTAGTGCGAATCGCCCTCGAGTTCAATGCCGCGGAATCAGCCGAATCTGAGCTGAATCGATGCCCCCTTCACTCAATCCCCCTGTGGACTCTCTGCTGCAACGGGCGAAAGCTCGGCTTTGCCGTCCGCCGCAACGCCACACAGCAGAATAGGCTTATGCTGAAGACGATGAAGAATATCACATTCGGGGCGGGGGTAATCCCATGCGGGTATGGGTCGGGTTCAGAGGGAATCATGTACATGCGGGCTAACTATGAGTGTGTTGTTGGGAGTGCTGACTCTGAGTCTTTCCATTTGATCAACCTTGATGATGGCCCGGGTCAAGAACTCAGTGTTTTCTTGTTTAGGACGAGCTGACGCTTCTTTTACCAACCAAGTAAAAGATGGGGATTTTTGTGAAAGATCAGAAAATTTGGGTTTTGTTTTTAATATCCTTTGCCATTTCTGAGATTAAGTTTATCTTTTACTTTGTGAAAAAAAGATCTGAAAAAATTGTGGGACTAGTGGGAACGTACTTGACTGCCTAGCTATAGAGTGTTAGAAGTTACGAGTGAGTTTTTGTGGGCGATTTTTCATTAGAAATAGCTTCAAGTATAGCGTCTTTTGTTTACTTCCTTTCTTTGCTTATATTCTCTATGTTAAAACACAATGTTTTGATTTGCCCTTCAAGAACAGATCTTTGGCCCTATTTGGCTATACTTAAATACTATCACTGCTTCGATAATGTGATCTAAAGTTCGTTTGTTAGAGAAGATTCTTATATTTATTCTATGTTACAGTTTGCCTGTTCTGTTACTTCCCTCGAGGAGTGCTTTTAATATCTACAAACTCTAATTTTAAACGATAGTGATATTTCTAGTGGGCTGAACCTTTTGCCTCTATTTTAACCATGTGGACAGTAGACACAATACTTTGATTAAGATACAGTTTTAGTATTGATGTTGGATCGCTCTGTGTTATGCCTGGAGAAACATTATCCTGTTATGGTTCTTCATTAATACATGTGGGATCCAACGAGGTGTAGCATAGTCAAGACAAATTGGATATTATTTAAACCTGCATGATGTTACACAGAAATTGTGGATGCTGACCATATTCACAGCGTCTATGTTTGGTACTGCGAGccctaaaattttttaaattttcaaatggTTGCACGATCTTAGTCGTCATGGGGGTGAAACTTTGGAGCCCAATGAACACTTTTCTTGATCTTCCATATGTTTATATCCCTCATCCAAATACTTCGATATGATTCACTTCACTACCATAGTGTTTCATTAACCACCCACAGCAAATATTCTTGTGGGGGTGTGAGATACGCGCAGTGAAGTCGTAAATATGACAATGTTTACACGATTTGTAAGGGAATCAATAGGTTATTCATCAAAGTCTTATTTTTAATCCTAAACAGAAAGAACACTACCTTCACGACCATTGGCCAATGCTAATGTTGTTACTCGTATATTCTTGTAAGAATATTGATTAGCAAGGAAGGTATAGGCACAAAGATTCAATGCTGTAATTCCTGCTAATAACCAGTAGAAATAGTCGAGCCGGCTGCTATTTAAATCTTTGCCGAACCAACTTTTTCCCTCCTCTTCTGTAACATGGTCCACTATAGTTATCAAAAGACTGCTGAGAAAGTTTGCAACACCGAGCACGCTGAGGTAAAATGCTATGCCTAAGCTTCTCATTGAATCAGGAACTTGATCATAAAAGTACTCTTGCAGTCCCACAAGTGTGAATCCATCTCCTATTCCGATTATAATAAATTGCGGTGCTAGCCAAAATACGCTCATCGAAACTGAACCCTCAAGTGGATTTTTCTCCACAATGTTTAGTCTTTTCCTCTCCACCACGGCAGCTACAACCATAGTCGCAACTGAAAATATCATCCCTATACCAATTCTTTGGAGAATGTTGATTCCTCTCTCGTTGCCTGTTACTTTTCTTAAGAAGGGTACGAGGATTTTATCGTATATTGTGACAGAAAATATCATCCCAATGGCTGCCATAGCATATATTGAGGCTGGTGGGATTGTGAAATCTTGAGTGATTGTCCGATTCAGTGTTGCTCCTTGTTTGATGAAGAATGTAGCAGCCTGTGCTACACAAATACCAAATGGCAGAGTGGTTAACCAGATTGGCACCATGTTGACTATAAGCTTCATCTCCTCCACTTTGGTTACAGTTGCTAATCTCCAcggatttatttcattatctGACAAGTTTTGTCTGTTACTAATTATTGCCGCTCTGTCGAGAAACCTGATACATGTGAAAAGATTATTAGTTACTTAAAATCCGAACAAATAATAAAACCACTACTCTATGGAGGGAAATGATTATCCTACTTAAGCTTATTGGTATGCGAAACAAGCCTCCCCTGTTTCATGTCTGATTTAGGAACCTCATATAGTTGGTCCGATTCCGATGGATATGCAAGATTTCTCTTGGCAATAGCTGCAACAAGTACTTGTAACATTGGCGTTAAGGGACTCCCCTTTGGCTTTTGAAAACGATAAAATGGTCGTCCCATACAAAATATCACCGTGCAGGAAGTTAAGACTGCTGCAAGAATAATATCTGCTGTGGCATAGCCAATGTGATCTTGGATGTAAACTATAATGGTCACCCCAAGTAGAAGACCACAGCAAAGCCCGAAATTCCACCAATTGAAAAACGacattttcttctttctttcttcagGATGATCGTCATCGAATTGGTCAGCCCCAAAGCTTTCAAGTGAAGGCTTATGCCCTCCAGTCCCTATTGAGATCAAGTAAATGGCAAGGAAGAAGAACACTTCATGGATTCTGCGAGGTTTTTGACAAAAACCCGTGTCACAGGGCTTTAAATGTGGGATGGTTCCAGACATCGTCAAAAGTAGCAAGCCCTGTATGTAGCATCAAAAGTTGTTATATTTCAATTTCAAGATTTTGTTCTGACATCATttggaagaaaaatatattaagtTACCAGGAGATAAACAATTGATGAGACTAGAACCGTGGAGAATCGACCAAGATATGCGTCAGCTAAGAACCCTCCAAGCAAAGGCATGATAGTCGTTAGACCAGACCAATAGTTGACATTCTTTGCTGCTGTCTTTAAGTCTTGATGGATCACCTTAGTGAGATATATGATCAAACTTGTAGCTAGTCCAAAATAACTTAGCCTCTCACCGAACTCGATTGCTGCAAACAATACCCAAAATAAGCGCGTCATCAAACACTGTAACCAAGGAACAAATGGCACGTTTCATTGGTAAAAATGGCATCTACCAATAAGAAAATAAGCCTGTCTTCCTTGTACTAGTTATGATCTTATTGGCCTGAAATTCTTATTATCACTAtctcaaattttctttttcatgcTATCTGAATACTTTCGtacttttttattatattattattattatcatttccTAGGTCAAATCAACAGATTCTTGGCCTAGTAATTTATTGTGCTTCACTAACTTGGAAAGAGTGGAGAATCATCTAGTGCTTTGAAAAAGGCTCATATCCTTCGATTGTGAACAGATAGAAATCCAGTTTCTGTTCAAATATGGTGAACATGTAATAGCATTATAGTAACAACTTCGTTCAGTTTCAGCCATTAATGAATAACACAAATCATCCTTGTAACACATGCTGTACAAGAATCTGTAAAGAAGTTAGGTGCATCAACCAGCATGCCATATGCACTCGTTTTCAAGACAAAGGGCCCGTAAGTTAGTCTAGTGGACATGACTATCCTAGTCACCCCTGTAATTTATGAATGAAAGCGTGCTTCAAGTATATATATCCTAATGAAACATTTTGCCATGGTTAATGTAATTCAATACCTATAATGAAAAGAGAGGCTTTCCAAGTGCCGGTGGAAGCTCGAAGAGGAACTCTGCCTTTATGATCTACAGAAGCATCGAATACCCATTGTTCCTCATCTATTGCTTCTGATTCTTGTTTCTCGATTTGCTCTATGTGCATTTTTTCTTGGTAGTGTTATTATGTCTCAAGAAGTAATCTTGTTGTGGGTTGGCAATCTTGCTTGCTTCTTCTTATATAATGGCATAATCTAGAATAGACTAGTATTCGTGTCAAACCATGATTCGAAACAAGAACGGTCTCCggagaaaaagaaagaaagtaagaaccaaaaaaaagaaagaaaacaaagccgtttttttcagaaaaatgtTATGTTGAATTATACATTCATTTGGTTCGAACCCTGTTCTTGTTTCATTTTTTGCCTAAAAATTCATAATATcttaaaatataatcattttttaaaattaaattaattgattTGACAGAACGAGTACTTCAAAAGCCACAATacggttttttatttttttatttttatggatCATTAATATTCATAGATGAATAATAAAATGATTTTGAATCGCATCCAAATTATCATTACTCGAAATCTTGTCTAGTTTCACTATTTCAGTCCACTTTTTTTTGAAATTAGAACCGTTGATATGGAAAGTTTAACGAGGTCTAGCAGGATTCTATGTTGGTGGACATAACTCGGACACGATGCCCAAATTAATACAGAATTTGATAAAGTGTGTTTGAGGTAAAAGAAAGATAGATTCCATTCCCCTTAACCTTATTTGTTGGTATGGTCAAATTGAAGACAAATTTGATTTCAAATATTCACATGCATGTgcactgaattttttttatccacGTTGTTAATCCATGATCACAATAGAGAATAATACCCGACGTAAAAAGCccttaaagaaaataaaattattaaagtgAATTTGACAAGTAACAAGCACCAATGGACTCAAAATATATATGATGCTTTTCTCGTGATCTTTGCATGGGGTTCACATGGATTCGTTACTTTTTTTAATCATTCTTGATTAAACGggtttaatatttattatatatataatgttataTATGGTCAACTCCTCAAGGGTGTCTGGGTTGGTTGACTAGATAAACGTTTGATCAATGATCATAGATTCGATTATCTACCAACATTTTATCAGACGAATATTTCATACAGGATTTGCTTGACTAATGCTATTGCGTTAGTTCAGAAGGTTTACCCTAGTGTCCACTCAAAGATAGTGGCAGTATGTTAAGTCCAAAAAAATGAATATgtcaaatgaatttttttttaaagaactaCGTGACCTTAAAActgattaaaataataatgacatCCCTAAATCGGATGCATAAGGAGGTAAATCGGTTTAGGGTTTGTTCttaatttcatcattttatttattatacaaAAACTTTATAAAAAGTTGAGAGGCTGGTGCCACTACCTCTACCTCGAGCtccgtatttattataaaaatcaatatttaGATATATTGAGGAGTGATTTATTGTGTTTGTTTGAACAATAGTTATCACATGTAAAAAACGAAggggaaaaaattatttttggtaTGGTAAAATGCaagttttctatttttttaaaatcttgtaatagtttaatttatgattttaatcctttttttgttatttcaattttagttatttttcatCAGAGTGCTGACGTGACATCATAAAATGATGATCTTTCATGAGAAAATGGTATATGTCACATCAATACTTcgaagaaaaatatttgatataaaaaaaaaaatccaagttAGTGGAAATAAGGACCTTTAATTGCCCGATAGaatgacaaaaaaattaaacacgATATACCAAAAACataattttctcaaaaaatagacatgtttatatgataaataaatttttagttATATATCATATACCAGTCGAAGCTCAAAAAAGGAGTACTTCAAACAATTGGTgacattcaaatatttttttacgaATGAAAGTTTTTCTAACACTTGACCTATGAAATAGACAcaaaacaattaaaagaaaataatatataatactcaaaatattaaaaaagaaaaagaaaagccaattgactcttttttttttcttttgaaatttctTAAACCATGAGGTGGGGAGGGTTCGAATTCGAGCCACTCACAGAGAGAAAGAGGATGAGACAACTTGGACCAAAGCCCGGTCTCAAAAACTAATTAATTCTAATATCAtgtttaacaaaaaaatatatttctttcccttaaaaaatgaaaattttgaaaaactcTTGAAGTTTTGGCTTCATGCATGCATTTCATTACAACTATGAAAGCAATTACATGTGGTGGTGGAGCATCATTAATTGCAAACTTTAGGAGAAAATTAGCTTTTGTCAAAGACGACAATGGTGGGAGACAGTAAATTAAAAGATGCGTGCATGGCTAGGTTACGTCGATGGTCATAAAATGCGATTTATGGTCACACACTAGCAACTTTTGTGCTATTATTAATCCACTTTAaaatctttttttctttttctttttattaaaaCCATTATCCAAACGTTaaacacgatttttttttttcatgtcaATCAGTTGTTTCACGCGCTTATAAATTattagaaaattttataaaaagacaaagcatttaatattttgatttgattttacgAGAGAAATGataattttgtgattttttttataaaataaaacaattatatATACCACCACACGCCAATCGGTTTGTTTTACATTTTGAAGTGAAAAGTTTCCATATACATCAAAtaatagatctcttgtgagatgatctcacgaatctttatatgtgatacgggtcaaccctaccgatatacacaataaaaagtaataatcttagcataaaaagtaatattttttcatggatgacccaaataagagatctgtctcacaaaatacgacatgtaagaccgtctcacacaaatttttgcctacaTCAAATCTTGAATGAGATATTAAAAAAGAAAGCAATAAATAACTTAATGAAtgcataaataatatttttttaataggtTAAAAGTGGAATTAAAATATGATGAATACACTGATAATATATCAATTACATGTGATTTTAAAATATGGCGATTCAATTATGTAATTGATATGAGAATGATTAAATTGATATTCGAAACATAGTTAGTTATATGATCATAATTGATTCGATAAAATATAGTTGTAATTAATGTGCCTCGCAGGTCTCTCTACATGTTACACATCCATTTCTTCACATGATATGATCCCCAGCTCAAATACAAACTTTTTCCATGAAAAAATGTGTTCATCATTTAATTCCATGCAACGAATATAAGGACAAGAAAATATTGTCTGTTGAAATTTATATAAAAGCAACAACACGCATTATATTCTTCTTAATTGTTGCCAGCCATCACAATGCACAAGTTTTTTTaactataaatataatattgttCAAAACTATAAAGATATAATGTAATTGTTCGCATTACTGATCAGACTTGAGCGTGGACCTAATACTTACTTATTTGGGACAAAAAAAGTATAAAGAAATAACTAATTctacataaataaaataagaaaactatTCGAGCCGGACTCAAACTTAAGATAAACAAATCTCACAACCTCAACCTTAATCATTGGACCAAAACTTCATCGGCTTGAAATTTTGCACGCtttcttttcattttaaaaCGGATGGAAACATACTTCAATGTAATAACATGAGATCCGTTTGGTGGAAATTTTGAACATTACTTGCAACCTCATTAAAAAAAagtgatttttcattttttgttcaGAAAAATGTGGTCACTATTTTTTTTTAGGTAAACACTAACTTATTACcacatggaaaaaaaaaaaagaaaaaaatactgTTAACCATTTGTGCCTCACTTTTGTAAAGTGAAAAAATGTGTATCTCTAATTTTCCAAAACTATATATTTACTCATAACAAGTTGCTAATTATTCTACTAACTTCGTCTACATGTCAACTCGTGAACCATGGTAAGCAGAAGCCAATTCAAATCGAACCAAACTAGAAAATCAGATCAAATAGtttgtttggatcgatttttaGTTAGTCGCGGTTTAAATTTGTTTcaaacaatttcaaaattttcaaactaAACCGATGCTGCAAGTGTAAAAATGATATGAAAGATTTtgttgattttaatttttatgatgtttcAGTGATAGAAATATTTTGtatgatttaaattattattatgagttttttaatttaattatcgaGTCATATGATTGTTTAAACTGACTCATATTGCCCGAACAAAACATCTGTTCATGATGATAATTAAGATAAAATCGAAgcccaaaaaaattttaaaaaatctattcATAATGATAATTAGTGATAATTAGTCAATGATAATGTTATTgtcataaattttattaaattatatcgatatttatttatgagtatCTTTTCCATAACATGACACCGTCTCAaagatctttatctgtgaagaATCAATACCGTTTATACttacaatgaaaaataatatttttatcataaaaaataatatatttttcatagTTCGAGCCGGGTTAGAGATTCGTTTAACAAAATTGATAAGTGAGATGGTTTTATAAGAGTTTTCTCTTGTGAGACTTGTCTCATGGATTTCTATCCATGGATTCGTGAAGCGAATCGACTTGGTCCATATCTagaatgaaaataatatttttgggattaaagtaatattttttcataggtCGAGTCGAATTCGAGATTGGTCTAACAAAATTAactcgtgagacggtctcatataAATCGTTCGTATATTTATTTagctattttaaattatttcaaaggCTGTTTATTcgaataaaaaatcaaaattttaagtcACTCATCCAAAAATTAAAACGAACTAaaccaaaattttttattatcaattaattttttttgatttGCAATTTCTTGAAACCATTAAACTTAGTTTGTTCAAAACCCGAACTAATCTGCGCTTGCTGGCCCTGGCCCTGGCCCCTAAATGCAACCACCAAATCACTTATTATAACAagttatttatatatgtatcaATAATATCAATACCATATCGCTCAgcaatttatattattaagcCGACCTGAACTTTACTGCATATGATTTGTTTTATGCCATAATTAAATAGTTGATGGCATCAcaactttaaaatatattaagacAGTGTCTGAATCACAGCAAagtttagcataaaaaattgaCAATTTGCTGTGCTTTCTCCCTCTCCAGTGTGTCTGAAATACATTTTGTTTCTCATGAGACGGCACAATTATCATTCAAATCAAGAAATTTTGCTAATATAGTTTGTTATACAGCAACTAGTCATTTCCTCCTCAATCATCAGAAGCTTCGTCTGTCTTTTATTTTCTAAGCACAAGATCATACTGGATTCTTGTTTCTTTCCTCACATATTTTGTTGTTATGGTTTGATGCATTAGAACAAGACAACGATTATTTTCACAACCTTGTTTTATCAAGATTTCTCATTTTGTTATCttcatattatattattttatcgtCTTATTTCACGAATTAATCAATGTCTTGAAGGACtttaatttctattattttgttgattttaagAGTGTGACGGATGATATCCACCTTGTACTAATGTTTTGAGCTAAATGACTGACATGGAAATGAGTTCGTAGAAGCAAGAATAAAACATTAAGCTTATGGGTCGAGCAGTAATTATGTGAGTGTTTAACCAATAGTCAGATGTTTAATTTCTCCTATTACATTAGTTGTGGGGACCCGTACGCTAAtccaattcttaatcatcattaggatcaatttactaatcaagtaatttgggtcacaaaaaaatttctttaaatgcggaacgtaatggaatgaactaatatacatattcgtataaaataaagtacaagtcctgtacagtctacattcaataaaactaaggtttaacaactaattatcaagtgttcaaaccctatctttaatccaagtccgtagtctccactctaatcatgatctctctctcttcttatcttgaccctgatcctgtcccacctgttgtcatgcacatatacaaacaagacaacagccggataactccggtgagaattatattcccagtataaatcatgtatacatgcatttcatataaacaatacaaaggcatgaaataaacattcataacatgtatcaaaatcagaaacatgaatcaatataaactctgaatataacatgtatcaaatccgacacatgaatcaacacaaactctgaatcacactcattGACTCctggactctgactcgactcatcctaatctagggatcccgatcggaataagaacatacccccacctacactcccgatcggggtggtggcatgttcttattcacggactttggctatttctatatcgaacaccagtaatagaagaaactccaattctatccactccgatatagccaaacgtccggcgtcttggcgaatcagccacagactgGGCCTATCGACCCTGgcgtccatatcgaacatcagtaatagaagaaactccaattctatccacttcgatatagccaaacctcggtgacaatgtgcaatgggccagtgacgattcATCACAATCAggcacctctgtcacgagatcaaatgtgtacgactaggcacatctgcctatGACTCAACACATACATTGTCTATAAAATATAGACGAAAGATATCAATcatattcaattgcaaataacaatgcaataacataaagtatgtgattttgggaaactcaagtcgaatccaactcgagttg from Primulina tabacum isolate GXHZ01 chromosome 3, ASM2559414v2, whole genome shotgun sequence encodes:
- the LOC142538969 gene encoding protein MIZU-KUSSEI 1-like; its protein translation is MTKIDTLRRFLLSCLNPSPPSPTPPPPYSAVKKRLSTSLRDDLDDKKPFANKETTEQERDPHEEGDSSSSDPTTPTPTPTSAAIPHAPPRCSRTMVIGTIFGTRKGGHVRFCIQHSRLNTRPSLLLELSIPTTTLIQEMQCGLVRIALEFNAAESAESELNRCPLHSIPLWTLCCNGRKLGFAVRRNATQQNRLMLKTMKNITFGAGVIPCGYGSGSEGIMYMRANYECVVGSADSESFHLINLDDGPGQELSVFLFRTS
- the LOC142540216 gene encoding protein NRT1/ PTR FAMILY 5.6-like isoform X1, coding for MHIEQIEKQESEAIDEEQWVFDASVDHKGRVPLRASTGTWKASLFIIAIEFGERLSYFGLATSLIIYLTKVIHQDLKTAAKNVNYWSGLTTIMPLLGGFLADAYLGRFSTVLVSSIVYLLGLLLLTMSGTIPHLKPCDTGFCQKPRRIHEVFFFLAIYLISIGTGGHKPSLESFGADQFDDDHPEERKKKMSFFNWWNFGLCCGLLLGVTIIVYIQDHIGYATADIILAAVLTSCTVIFCMGRPFYRFQKPKGSPLTPMLQVLVAAIAKRNLAYPSESDQLYEVPKSDMKQGRLVSHTNKLKFLDRAAIISNRQNLSDNEINPWRLATVTKVEEMKLIVNMVPIWLTTLPFGICVAQAATFFIKQGATLNRTITQDFTIPPASIYAMAAIGMIFSVTIYDKILVPFLRKVTGNERGINILQRIGIGMIFSVATMVVAAVVERKRLNIVEKNPLEGSVSMSVFWLAPQFIIIGIGDGFTLVGLQEYFYDQVPDSMRSLGIAFYLSVLGVANFLSSLLITIVDHVTEEEGKSWFGKDLNSSRLDYFYWLLAGITALNLCAYTFLANQYSYKNIRVTTLALANGREGSVLSV
- the LOC142540216 gene encoding protein NRT1/ PTR FAMILY 5.7-like isoform X2; this encodes MTRLFWVLFAAIEFGERLSYFGLATSLIIYLTKVIHQDLKTAAKNVNYWSGLTTIMPLLGGFLADAYLGRFSTVLVSSIVYLLGLLLLTMSGTIPHLKPCDTGFCQKPRRIHEVFFFLAIYLISIGTGGHKPSLESFGADQFDDDHPEERKKKMSFFNWWNFGLCCGLLLGVTIIVYIQDHIGYATADIILAAVLTSCTVIFCMGRPFYRFQKPKGSPLTPMLQVLVAAIAKRNLAYPSESDQLYEVPKSDMKQGRLVSHTNKLKFLDRAAIISNRQNLSDNEINPWRLATVTKVEEMKLIVNMVPIWLTTLPFGICVAQAATFFIKQGATLNRTITQDFTIPPASIYAMAAIGMIFSVTIYDKILVPFLRKVTGNERGINILQRIGIGMIFSVATMVVAAVVERKRLNIVEKNPLEGSVSMSVFWLAPQFIIIGIGDGFTLVGLQEYFYDQVPDSMRSLGIAFYLSVLGVANFLSSLLITIVDHVTEEEGKSWFGKDLNSSRLDYFYWLLAGITALNLCAYTFLANQYSYKNIRVTTLALANGREGSVLSV